The region ACAAGCTGAAAGCCGGGGCCAGCGAGTCCGTCGACCTGCGCGTCAGCATCGACAAGCAGGCCCCCGCGGGCGACGCCTACTCCTTCGGCTCCGGCGCCTACATCGACAACGTCGACGGCCAGGACTGCATCGCCGAGGGCTGGGCCCAGTACGACTTCAAGGTCCTGAAGTCCGGCTCCTCGAACACCGACCCGGGTTCGGCCACGCCGAGCGACAACGGCTCCAAGGACCCGGTCCACAAGCCCCAGGGCAACGTCTCCGACCTGCCGACCGGCAACCTCGCCGACACCGGCTCCAGTTCCGCCCTGCCGATGATCGGCCTGGTCGGCGGTGTCGCCGTCGTCGCCGGTGCGGGTGCGGTGTTCGCGATGCGTCGCCGGAAGGCGGGCACGGAGGCGTAAGCCTCCGGCAAGGACAAGAGAAGGACCTGCGCTCGGAGGGGGGCGCGGGTCCTTCTCTTATTTTCTTCGGCCTTTTTATTGTTTCTTCGGCACCGTCGGTATCCCCAGGAACGGCAGGCGCAGCGCGCCGAACGCCTCCGCCGGGACCGCCGGTGACTTCGGTTCGACCGGCTGCAGACGTTCGTACGCCGCGCCCTGAGCCGGACGCGGGTCCGCCTCGCCGTTGTTCGGCCAGTACGACACCGCGCGTTCCGCCTGGGCGGTGATCGTGAGGGACGGGTTGACGCCCAGGTTCGCGGAGACCGCGGCGCCGTCGACCACCGAGATCCCGGGATGGCCGTACAGACGGTGGTACGGGTCGATCACGCCCGTCTCCCGTGAGTCGCCGATCGGACAGCCGCCGAGGAAGTGCGCGGTCAGCGGCATGCCCATCAGTTCGCCCACGTTGCTGCCGGCGAAGCCGTTGATCTCGGCGGCGAGCGCCGAGGCGCTCTCCGTCGCCGCCCTGATCTGCTTGGGGTTGGGGGAGCCATGCCCCTGACGGGCGGTGAGCAGGCCCTTGCCCGCACCCTTGGGCTTCAGGTAGGTGGTCAGGGAGTTGTCCAGGGACTGCATCACCAGGCCGATGATGGTCCGCTCCGACCAGTGCCGGTTGGAGATGGAGCGCAGGACCAGCAGGGGGTGGCGGGCGGCGTTCGCCAGCCAGCCCAGGGCCCTCGACGACCCTTCCGCGTACGGGACCTGGAGGATCGACAGACCGCCCATCGAGTTCGAGCCCTTGCCGTAGCGGACCGGTTCGATGTGGGTGTTCGCGTCGGGGTGGACCGAGGACGTGATGGCGACTCCGCGCGTGAAGTCGACCTTCGCCTCCCCGGTCACCTTGCGGTAGCGGCGGTCGTCGGTCTGGGCGCCGACCAGCGCCTCCGAGTTGGTACGGGTCAGCTCGCCCAACCGGTCGGAGAGGTACGGGAGTTGGCCGCCCGCCTTCATCCGGTGCAGCAGGGTCTGGGTGCCGTACGTGCCGGCCGCGAGGACGACCCGGCGGGCCGTGAGGGTGCGGCCCGCGCCCTTCCGCTTCGCGTCCGTCGGGAGCGTGGTGACCGCGTAGCCGCCACGCGAGTCGTCCGTGACGGACACGACCGTCGTCAGGGGGTGGACGACCGCGCCCGCCTTCTCCGCGAGGTAGAGGTAGTTCTCGTTGAGGGTGTTCTTCGCCCCGTGCCGGCACCCGGTCATGCACTCACCGCACTCGGTGCACGCCTTGCGCGCGGGCCCGGCGCCCCCGAAGTAGGGGTCGGGGGCCTGCTCCCCCGGCGCCGCCCTCACCTTGCCCTCCGCGTCCTCACCGTCTCCGAAGAAGACGCCCACCGGCGCCATGTGGAACGTGTCCCCGACGCCCATCCGCTCGGCCGCCGACTTCAGATGGACGTCGGAGGGGGTCATCGTCGGGTTGAGCCGTACGCCGAGCATGCGCCGGGCCTGGTCGTAGTACGGGCCGAGCTCCTCCTGCCAGTCCGTGATGTCACGCCACTGGGGGTCGTCGAAGAACGGCTTCGGCGGTACGTAGAGGGTGTTGGCGTAGTTCAGCGAACCGCCGCCGACACCCGCGCCCGCCAACACCATCACGTTGCCCAGCAGATGGATGCGCTGGATCCCGAACAGACCGAGCCTG is a window of Streptomyces sp. B21-083 DNA encoding:
- a CDS encoding GMC family oxidoreductase — its product is MSYDHDDDQKYDYDVIVVGSGFGGSVTALRLTEKGYRVGVLEAGRRFTRDTLPKNSWDLKNYLWAPRLGLFGIQRIHLLGNVMVLAGAGVGGGSLNYANTLYVPPKPFFDDPQWRDITDWQEELGPYYDQARRMLGVRLNPTMTPSDVHLKSAAERMGVGDTFHMAPVGVFFGDGEDAEGKVRAAPGEQAPDPYFGGAGPARKACTECGECMTGCRHGAKNTLNENYLYLAEKAGAVVHPLTTVVSVTDDSRGGYAVTTLPTDAKRKGAGRTLTARRVVLAAGTYGTQTLLHRMKAGGQLPYLSDRLGELTRTNSEALVGAQTDDRRYRKVTGEAKVDFTRGVAITSSVHPDANTHIEPVRYGKGSNSMGGLSILQVPYAEGSSRALGWLANAARHPLLVLRSISNRHWSERTIIGLVMQSLDNSLTTYLKPKGAGKGLLTARQGHGSPNPKQIRAATESASALAAEINGFAGSNVGELMGMPLTAHFLGGCPIGDSRETGVIDPYHRLYGHPGISVVDGAAVSANLGVNPSLTITAQAERAVSYWPNNGEADPRPAQGAAYERLQPVEPKSPAVPAEAFGALRLPFLGIPTVPKKQ